In a genomic window of Dyadobacter fermentans DSM 18053:
- a CDS encoding hydantoinase B/oxoprolinase family protein: MKSIPATAWQIWIDTGGTFTDCLAIDPAGEKTRIKVLSSSCLRGCITSKVAPHTYRFEAWWPFDGSLFKNYIFKFYGNDAQSRIEHVDREAHSITLADDLAFTQPVDFEITTAEEAPILAARLITQTPLDQPLPPIAMRLGTTRGTNALLERKGAKTLLVVTKGFKDLLYIGNQQRPSLFQLDIPEPKLLYSEVLEVDERMDAAGNVIEALDLNDFQSKQKPADHQSVALSFLHSYQNSQHESQLAAWFRNNGAKYVSASSDLFPFSHYLRRTQTAVVNAYLDPILDQYLSNIRNALHGGSLQVMTSTGSLAEVSGFRAKDSLLSGPAGGMVAATNFARKLGFHKAITFDMGGTSTDTALIDGQPELKYVTEIDGIEFHNPTLAIETVAAGGGSVCWFDGFSLQVGPESAGASPGPACYGAGGPLTVTDVNLLLGKLETSKFSIPINPDAATHRLDELQSAIQIQTGNLLSRHEILTGLERIANEKMADAIRKISVEKGINPSAFALVTFGGAGGLHACQLAELLDMDTVLLPYDGGLFSAAGIGEALISTIVSRQILRPWKETAADVNEWRDTLEKQAAAILTAQGITAFETAFCYVYLRFAGQENAIELPYEGEKTLRAFEETYLAQFGYFPANAVVELESIKLKVQERSLRIEPVSPIQNGPESAAKAHSTPFSPDLTHSVTPVFEWDSLQTGDQLDGPAILLNNTSTTYLPKGWKLVIQRDQDAIAWRTEVVEKDNSRQSEEVALQLFTNRFKAIADEMGVQLQRTAFSVNVKERLDFSCALLDADGELLVNARHIPVHLGSMGICGRLVREAIPIGPGDVVITNHPRYGGSHLPDITLISGVFADNETCLGYVINRAHHAEVGGKTPGSMPPDATCLAEEGVVIVPQYLVKAGEFQWDALRTLFTGGPYPTRSFLSNEADIIAALSALKKGSAQLLKLVENHGLETVRKYMGMLKETAVSQLRNALQPLQGQVFEASERLDDDHRIAVKITITDHKQVFDFTGTSPVHPNNLNANISILYSAILYVLRLLVDKEIPLNDGLMRDVEIKLPENSFLHPQFSDDPTQCPAVVGGNTEVSQRLVDTLLKAFGLAACSQGTMNNFLFGNEQFGYYETIGGGAGAGNGFHGRAAVHQHMTNTRITDPEPLERKYPVRLLEFGIRRGSGGAGRWRGGDGIVRKLQFLAPLQVTLLGQHRRHAPYGLAGGADGLCGRHLLFSNGSTSELPGICSLKVQAGDILTIETPGGGGYGA; the protein is encoded by the coding sequence TTGAAAAGTATACCTGCAACCGCCTGGCAAATCTGGATCGATACCGGCGGGACGTTTACCGATTGCCTGGCCATTGATCCGGCCGGGGAAAAGACCCGCATCAAAGTTCTCAGTTCCAGCTGCCTTCGCGGGTGCATTACCTCGAAAGTCGCTCCGCATACTTACCGCTTCGAGGCATGGTGGCCCTTCGATGGTTCACTTTTCAAAAACTACATATTCAAATTCTACGGTAACGACGCGCAAAGCCGCATTGAACACGTTGACCGAGAAGCTCATAGCATTACACTAGCCGACGATCTCGCATTCACCCAGCCCGTAGATTTTGAAATAACCACCGCCGAAGAAGCGCCCATTCTGGCAGCACGCTTGATCACACAAACGCCGCTTGATCAACCACTCCCGCCGATTGCCATGCGATTGGGCACCACCAGGGGTACTAATGCATTGCTCGAAAGGAAAGGCGCGAAGACGTTGCTGGTCGTGACCAAAGGTTTCAAAGACCTGCTTTACATTGGTAACCAGCAACGCCCGTCGCTTTTTCAGCTGGATATTCCTGAACCTAAACTGCTTTACAGCGAAGTGCTGGAAGTCGATGAGCGAATGGATGCCGCGGGAAATGTCATTGAAGCGTTGGATTTGAATGATTTTCAATCAAAACAAAAACCTGCTGATCACCAGTCAGTAGCGCTTTCTTTCTTGCATTCCTACCAAAATTCGCAGCATGAGTCTCAACTTGCCGCATGGTTCCGGAATAATGGTGCAAAATACGTCTCGGCGTCGTCGGATCTGTTCCCGTTTTCGCATTACCTGCGCAGGACGCAAACTGCCGTTGTGAATGCCTACCTCGATCCGATCCTGGATCAATACCTATCCAACATCCGGAATGCATTGCATGGCGGCAGCCTGCAAGTGATGACCAGCACCGGCAGCCTGGCCGAAGTGAGCGGCTTCCGTGCCAAGGACAGCTTACTCAGCGGTCCGGCGGGCGGAATGGTGGCGGCCACGAATTTTGCCCGGAAACTGGGTTTTCACAAGGCAATCACCTTCGATATGGGCGGCACCAGCACCGATACCGCGCTGATTGACGGCCAGCCGGAACTGAAATATGTTACTGAAATCGACGGCATTGAATTCCATAATCCCACGCTGGCCATCGAAACGGTGGCAGCAGGCGGCGGCTCGGTGTGCTGGTTCGATGGCTTTTCTTTGCAGGTCGGCCCGGAAAGTGCGGGCGCATCGCCCGGCCCGGCTTGCTACGGTGCAGGCGGGCCGTTGACGGTCACGGACGTAAACTTGCTGCTGGGCAAGCTGGAAACATCGAAATTCAGCATTCCCATTAACCCAGATGCCGCCACTCATAGGCTGGATGAACTGCAAAGCGCTATTCAAATCCAAACCGGCAACCTGCTTAGCCGCCATGAGATCCTCACCGGCCTCGAACGCATTGCGAACGAAAAGATGGCCGACGCGATCAGAAAAATTTCCGTCGAAAAAGGCATTAACCCCAGTGCATTCGCCCTCGTCACGTTCGGAGGTGCAGGCGGGTTACACGCGTGCCAGCTTGCCGAATTGCTTGACATGGACACTGTGCTGCTGCCGTACGACGGCGGACTGTTCAGCGCGGCGGGCATTGGTGAAGCGTTGATCAGCACCATTGTTTCCAGGCAAATCCTGCGCCCCTGGAAAGAGACAGCGGCCGATGTGAATGAGTGGCGGGACACTTTGGAAAAACAAGCGGCAGCGATTTTGACAGCACAAGGCATTACCGCCTTCGAAACAGCATTCTGTTATGTGTACCTCCGCTTCGCAGGTCAGGAAAATGCGATTGAACTACCTTATGAGGGTGAAAAGACGCTGCGTGCATTTGAAGAAACCTACCTGGCACAATTTGGTTATTTTCCTGCCAATGCGGTGGTGGAGCTCGAAAGTATCAAGTTGAAAGTGCAGGAAAGGAGCCTGCGCATTGAACCGGTTTCACCTATTCAAAATGGCCCAGAATCGGCTGCGAAGGCACATAGCACCCCATTTTCACCCGATCTAACCCATTCCGTGACGCCGGTGTTCGAATGGGACAGCCTGCAAACCGGCGATCAGCTCGACGGTCCTGCCATTCTTTTAAATAACACTTCCACCACCTATTTACCCAAAGGCTGGAAACTGGTTATCCAGCGCGATCAGGACGCCATTGCCTGGCGCACCGAAGTCGTTGAAAAGGACAATTCCCGGCAAAGCGAAGAAGTAGCTTTGCAGCTTTTCACCAACCGTTTCAAGGCCATTGCCGACGAAATGGGCGTACAATTGCAGCGCACCGCCTTTTCCGTGAATGTGAAAGAACGCCTCGATTTCTCCTGCGCGCTGCTCGATGCCGACGGCGAACTCCTCGTGAACGCGCGGCACATTCCCGTGCACCTGGGCAGCATGGGCATTTGCGGGCGCCTCGTACGTGAGGCCATTCCCATCGGCCCCGGCGACGTCGTGATCACAAACCATCCGCGTTACGGCGGCTCGCATTTGCCTGATATTACGCTTATTTCGGGCGTTTTCGCGGATAACGAAACGTGCCTAGGATATGTGATCAACCGCGCGCACCATGCGGAAGTGGGCGGCAAAACACCCGGCTCGATGCCGCCGGACGCCACTTGCCTTGCCGAAGAAGGCGTGGTGATTGTGCCGCAGTATCTGGTGAAAGCGGGTGAATTTCAATGGGATGCATTGCGTACGCTTTTTACGGGCGGGCCCTACCCTACCCGGTCGTTCCTATCCAATGAAGCCGACATTATCGCGGCATTGTCAGCATTGAAAAAAGGCAGCGCGCAGTTGCTGAAACTGGTAGAAAACCACGGGCTGGAAACCGTGCGAAAATACATGGGAATGCTGAAAGAAACGGCCGTGTCGCAGCTTCGGAATGCATTACAGCCGCTGCAAGGGCAGGTTTTCGAGGCGTCGGAGCGGCTCGATGACGACCATCGGATTGCTGTAAAAATTACCATAACCGATCACAAACAGGTATTCGATTTCACAGGCACATCGCCCGTGCACCCGAATAACCTGAATGCCAACATTTCCATTCTGTACAGCGCCATTTTGTATGTACTGAGGCTTTTGGTAGATAAAGAAATACCGCTGAACGATGGCCTGATGCGCGATGTGGAGATCAAACTACCCGAAAACAGCTTCCTCCACCCCCAATTTTCCGACGATCCTACACAATGCCCGGCCGTGGTAGGCGGCAACACGGAAGTGAGCCAGCGGCTGGTGGATACATTATTGAAGGCATTCGGGTTAGCCGCTTGCAGCCAGGGAACGATGAACAACTTCCTGTTTGGCAATGAGCAATTCGGCTACTACGAAACGATCGGCGGCGGTGCGGGCGCGGGAAATGGCTTCCACGGTCGCGCGGCAGTGCACCAGCACATGACCAACACGCGCATTACCGACCCCGAGCCGTTGGAACGAAAATACCCGGTGCGTTTGCTGGAATTCGGCATTCGGCGCGGTTCGGGCGGCGCGGGACGCTGGCGGGGCGGCGACGGTATTGTGCGGAAACTGCAATTCCTGGCGCCGTTGCAGGTGACTTTGCTCGGCCAGCATCGGCGGCATGCGCCTTATGGATTAGCAGGCGGTGCGGATGGGCTTTGTGGGCGGCATTTGCTTTTTTCAAACGGTTCAACGAGTGAGCTGCCGGGGATTTGCAGCCTGAAAGTGCAGGCGGGCGATATTTTGACTATCGAAACGCCTGGGGGTGGAGGATATGGCGCATAA
- a CDS encoding AraC family transcriptional regulator — MKVVQFTIPVSRESTIVVQEETLPHYYPHLHRHREVQIEWVVEGSGILVAGNYMQRFESGDIYIIGANQSHIFKNDESYFNPDEPRQIHSVSIFFDPNYLSQNILSLPEMANIRKFVHGVHNGFQIPEEAREAVQKIISEIIQHKESQRVASFIKLLYQFSTTRDLKPLATSNSEQVISEVEGIRMDRIFQYLVTNYKRHISLAEISEIANLTPQAFCRYFKKHTDKTFVSFLNEVRINEACKIILSGKFDSFSDICYQTGFDHVTNFNRVFKKTTGMSPGEYQKGFRDI, encoded by the coding sequence ATGAAAGTCGTACAGTTCACCATTCCCGTTTCCCGCGAAAGTACAATTGTTGTCCAGGAGGAAACATTGCCGCATTACTACCCGCATCTGCACCGCCATCGCGAGGTGCAGATCGAATGGGTGGTGGAAGGCTCGGGAATCCTGGTAGCGGGGAATTATATGCAGCGGTTCGAGTCGGGGGATATCTACATCATCGGCGCCAACCAGTCGCATATTTTCAAGAACGACGAGTCCTATTTCAACCCCGACGAACCCCGGCAAATCCATTCAGTATCTATCTTTTTCGACCCTAACTATCTGTCGCAAAATATATTGAGCCTGCCGGAGATGGCCAACATACGGAAGTTCGTCCATGGCGTTCACAATGGTTTCCAAATCCCGGAAGAAGCGCGGGAGGCGGTGCAAAAAATCATTTCGGAAATCATACAACACAAAGAAAGCCAGCGGGTTGCTTCGTTCATCAAGCTACTCTACCAGTTTTCTACAACCCGCGACCTGAAACCCCTCGCGACGAGCAACAGCGAGCAGGTCATATCGGAAGTCGAGGGAATCCGCATGGACCGCATTTTTCAATACCTGGTCACGAACTACAAACGCCACATTTCCCTGGCCGAAATCTCCGAAATCGCGAACCTCACGCCCCAGGCATTCTGCCGGTATTTCAAGAAACACACCGACAAAACCTTCGTCAGTTTCCTCAACGAAGTCCGCATCAACGAAGCCTGCAAGATCATCCTCTCCGGTAAATTCGACAGCTTTTCGGACATCTGCTACCAGACCGGCTTCGACCACGTCACGAATTTCAATAGGGTATTCAAAAAGACAACCGGCATGTCACCGGGAGAGTATCAGAAGGGGTTTCGGGATATTTGA
- a CDS encoding arabinan endo-1,5-alpha-L-arabinosidase, with amino-acid sequence MRLAILLLFILGAPMSRAQDSLQTNIPVHDPVMIRQNGTYYLFATGRGIAMWSSKDMQNWKKEKPVFSAPPGWAMKAVPGFRGHIWAPDISLYNGVYHLYYSISTFGKNRSCIGLATNKTLDPASPDYRWTDHGALIESVPGRDEWNAIDPNLIVDDQQHPWLSFGSFWNGIKVVKLTADARSIAQPQTWFTLASVPRTKPGSDSTAGNGAIEAPFIFKKTDYYYLFASYDYCCRGEKSTYKMRVGRSKTLTGPYLDQTGQPMTQGGGTLLLEGNAEWHGVGHNAVCTFDGADYLVFHGYDAKDKGRSKLRVEPLDWQGDWPALRTR; translated from the coding sequence ATGAGGCTGGCGATTCTCTTACTATTCATCCTGGGCGCGCCAATGAGCCGCGCCCAGGATTCTTTGCAAACGAACATTCCCGTTCACGACCCGGTGATGATCCGGCAAAACGGCACGTACTATCTTTTCGCAACGGGTCGCGGCATAGCCATGTGGTCGTCGAAGGACATGCAAAACTGGAAGAAGGAGAAGCCGGTGTTCAGCGCGCCGCCCGGATGGGCGATGAAAGCCGTGCCGGGTTTCAGAGGGCACATCTGGGCGCCTGACATTTCGCTTTACAACGGCGTGTACCATCTCTATTATTCCATTTCCACATTCGGAAAAAACCGCTCCTGCATTGGCCTGGCCACCAACAAAACCCTCGACCCGGCGAGCCCCGACTACCGCTGGACCGACCATGGCGCGCTGATAGAATCGGTGCCCGGCCGCGACGAATGGAACGCCATTGACCCGAACCTGATCGTGGACGACCAGCAGCATCCGTGGCTCTCGTTCGGTTCGTTCTGGAATGGGATCAAGGTGGTAAAACTCACCGCCGACGCCCGCAGCATTGCCCAGCCGCAAACCTGGTTTACCCTCGCCAGCGTACCGCGTACAAAGCCGGGCAGCGATTCCACAGCCGGCAACGGGGCCATCGAAGCACCATTTATTTTCAAAAAAACGGATTATTACTACCTTTTTGCCTCCTACGATTACTGCTGCCGCGGCGAGAAAAGTACCTACAAAATGCGGGTAGGCCGCTCCAAAACACTCACCGGCCCCTACCTCGACCAAACCGGACAGCCGATGACGCAAGGCGGCGGCACATTGCTGCTCGAAGGCAATGCAGAATGGCACGGTGTGGGGCACAATGCGGTATGCACATTCGATGGCGCGGATTACCTAGTATTTCATGGGTACGATGCAAAGGACAAAGGCCGTTCGAAGTTACGCGTGGAGCCATTGGACTGGCAGGGTGATTGGCCTGCGTTGCGTACGCGTTGA
- a CDS encoding DUF3823 domain-containing protein has protein sequence MKKRIITCIPALLLALIVGLAGCEKDNRTEPKSVLKGRVVFEGQPVGVRSNGVQLEIWQRGYQLFTKIPVHVNQDGTFAASLFDGNYKLVRLRGNGPWTDNTDSIDVELKGSKEIDVPVNPYFVVKNDVYSKGEGKVSATFNVQQVAAGRTLERVNLYIGTTTIVDPNNNVGNAQEVAANLTDLTKPVTLTVNIPAAHASRQYIYARVGVKTSGVGEMLFGMPQKIMLK, from the coding sequence ATGAAAAAAAGAATCATAACGTGCATTCCCGCGCTGTTGCTGGCATTGATAGTCGGTTTGGCGGGGTGTGAAAAAGATAACCGCACCGAGCCGAAGTCGGTGCTGAAAGGCCGGGTCGTATTTGAAGGCCAGCCTGTGGGCGTCCGCTCCAACGGCGTGCAGCTCGAAATCTGGCAGCGTGGCTACCAGCTTTTCACCAAAATCCCGGTCCATGTGAACCAGGACGGCACATTTGCCGCGTCGCTGTTTGACGGGAACTATAAATTGGTGCGCCTCCGTGGCAACGGTCCGTGGACGGACAACACCGATTCCATCGATGTGGAGCTAAAAGGCTCCAAAGAGATCGACGTGCCGGTGAACCCTTATTTTGTGGTTAAAAACGATGTGTATTCCAAAGGCGAAGGCAAAGTTTCGGCTACTTTCAATGTACAGCAAGTAGCGGCCGGCCGGACGCTCGAACGCGTTAACCTGTACATCGGCACGACCACAATCGTAGACCCTAACAACAATGTGGGCAACGCGCAGGAAGTAGCCGCAAACCTGACCGACCTCACCAAACCTGTGACGCTGACTGTGAACATCCCGGCCGCGCACGCGTCGCGCCAGTACATTTATGCGCGTGTGGGCGTAAAAACTTCCGGGGTTGGTGAAATGCTGTTCGGCATGCCTCAAAAGATTATGCTGAAATAA
- a CDS encoding RagB/SusD family nutrient uptake outer membrane protein, whose translation MKKISINIFVSASLLFLSGCNDWLERKPQNIILEEQVWNDPKMITGLLANYYDRLPYHTDLSHGSNGDINAINREGWQDFAAYDEAMWSNNDDARNNLINYAFDRWRLWDYGLIRDINLALENIQTYAVKLTEAQKTQFSAELRFLRAYVYFEHVKRMGGVPLVTKQLIYNFDGNPGALQQPRNKEEEVYDFIASELDAVKDQLGNGTSNTRANKFTALAVKSRAMLYAASIAKYNGRMASPISTPGGEVGIPASRANDYYTKSLEASEEIISSGSYELYKTNPDKGVNFYEAVTKKSANREVIWAQDFLVSKDKRHGFTYDNIARNVREDNLSSSSITPTLNLVEDYEYLDGTSGELKNRNAGNTDYVYYDKLQDIFANKDARLYGTIIFPGTTFRGSEVQIQAGVKVWDNATNAFRTVESNVLGSVYDDGGLLTGSSGPQRSQTEVSNTGFYLRKYVDQTAMSSTRGIRSDMWWVRFRLGEIYLNAAEAAFELGQNANALKYANTLRERAGFPANSLKTLTLEKLQNERRVELAFEDHRVWDLKRWRIAHEVWNGNASNPDAVMYALYPYRVVRPGHATHGKYVFDKLVAPRFRTPRFFQMGNYYSAIQQSVIDNNPKIIRNPFH comes from the coding sequence ATGAAAAAAATATCCATTAATATATTCGTTTCCGCCTCGCTGCTGTTCCTGTCGGGCTGCAACGACTGGCTCGAACGCAAGCCGCAGAATATCATCCTCGAAGAGCAGGTATGGAACGACCCGAAGATGATCACCGGCCTGCTCGCCAACTACTACGACCGCCTGCCCTACCACACCGACCTCAGCCACGGCTCGAACGGCGATATAAACGCGATCAATCGCGAAGGCTGGCAGGACTTTGCCGCATACGACGAAGCGATGTGGTCCAATAACGACGATGCGCGTAACAACCTCATCAACTATGCCTTCGACCGCTGGCGGCTGTGGGATTACGGCCTCATCCGCGACATCAACCTGGCCCTGGAAAACATCCAGACCTACGCGGTGAAGCTCACAGAAGCCCAAAAGACCCAGTTTTCTGCCGAACTACGCTTCCTGCGTGCCTATGTGTATTTCGAGCACGTAAAGCGCATGGGCGGCGTTCCGCTGGTGACGAAGCAATTGATCTACAACTTCGACGGCAACCCCGGCGCATTGCAGCAGCCGCGCAACAAGGAGGAGGAAGTGTACGACTTCATCGCCTCGGAGCTCGATGCCGTGAAAGACCAGCTTGGAAACGGAACGAGCAACACGCGCGCCAACAAGTTCACTGCATTGGCCGTGAAAAGCCGCGCCATGCTGTATGCCGCTTCCATTGCCAAATACAACGGCCGCATGGCGTCGCCAATCTCCACGCCCGGCGGCGAAGTGGGCATTCCTGCTTCCAGGGCTAATGATTATTATACCAAATCGCTGGAAGCATCGGAGGAGATCATCAGCAGCGGCAGCTACGAGCTGTACAAGACGAACCCCGACAAGGGCGTGAATTTTTATGAAGCCGTTACCAAGAAAAGCGCCAACCGCGAGGTGATATGGGCACAGGACTTCCTCGTAAGCAAGGATAAGCGCCACGGATTTACCTACGACAACATCGCGCGCAATGTGCGGGAAGACAATCTGTCGTCATCGTCCATTACGCCTACTTTGAACCTCGTGGAGGATTACGAATACCTCGACGGCACCTCGGGCGAGCTCAAAAACCGCAATGCCGGCAATACGGACTACGTTTATTACGACAAGTTGCAGGATATTTTTGCCAACAAGGATGCCCGCCTCTACGGAACGATCATCTTCCCCGGCACCACCTTCCGCGGCTCAGAAGTGCAGATCCAGGCGGGTGTGAAAGTGTGGGATAATGCTACCAATGCATTCAGAACGGTGGAATCCAATGTGCTCGGCTCGGTGTATGACGATGGGGGCCTGCTTACCGGCTCGTCGGGCCCGCAGCGCTCGCAAACGGAGGTTTCGAACACCGGTTTCTACCTGCGCAAATATGTGGACCAAACCGCCATGTCGAGCACACGCGGTATCCGCAGCGACATGTGGTGGGTGCGCTTCCGGCTGGGTGAAATTTACCTGAATGCCGCCGAAGCCGCTTTCGAATTGGGCCAGAATGCCAATGCATTGAAATATGCCAACACCCTGCGCGAACGCGCCGGCTTCCCTGCGAACAGCCTGAAAACGCTTACGCTGGAAAAACTGCAAAACGAGCGCCGCGTGGAACTGGCATTTGAAGACCACCGCGTGTGGGATCTCAAAAGATGGCGCATTGCGCACGAGGTTTGGAACGGCAACGCGTCCAATCCGGATGCGGTGATGTACGCGTTGTATCCGTACCGCGTGGTGCGCCCGGGCCATGCCACGCACGGAAAATATGTGTTCGATAAGCTGGTAGCGCCCCGTTTCCGCACGCCGCGGTTCTTCCAGATGGGCAATTACTACTCGGCCATCCAGCAGAGCGTGATCGACAATAACCCGAAAATTATCCGCAACCCATTCCATTAA